Below is a genomic region from Sorghum bicolor cultivar BTx623 chromosome 9, Sorghum_bicolor_NCBIv3, whole genome shotgun sequence.
CCGGCGTCCGCGAGGGCTCGTGGCGGGAGACGCGGGCACCGGCGGGCGGGGCGCGGCCAACTGCGCCGCCACTCGGGCAGCGGGCAGGCGGGGCGCTCCGCGGGCACCGGCGGGCGGGGCGCGGCCACCGGCCTCGCTGCGGCCTCCCGCAGCTCGTTGCGGATGCGGATAACGGAGACAGGCAAGGCCGTGCCGATGCGGATGACGGAGGCAGACGAGGCGGTGCCGATGCGGATCACGGAGGCAGGCGACTCGATGCGGATCTCAACGGAGACAGGCGAGGCGGTGCCGATGCGGATGCCGATGCGGATCACGGCGGCAGGCGAGGCGGTGCCGATGCGGTTCACGGCGGCAGGCGAGGCACTGCGGATCACGGAGCCAGGCGAAGGGGATCGGGGGTCTTTGGTGTGTGCTCGCATTGGAAAGGGGAAGGGGATCGCGGGTCTGCTCACGGTGAAGATAGGAAAGGGAGGGTATCACGGAGGGATGGAGGTTTCCAAGTTTAGCCGGCGACGCGGACGCACGACGGGAATGGCAGAAGGACGAAACGAAAGCCGCACCAAAAAATTGTTCTTgttttagtctttttagttgtaggagattggTGTAAAAGAACAGACAAACCTCGACCATTCAGTCAATTCAGAAAGATAGGCACAATACATAAAGTTTCCACAGCTTCAAACACTTTAACGACCTGATGAATACGCCTGGGCGAGGCAGCCCTGGCGACGGGAGCTCCCCAGGCATCCGATTTTGGACGTCTGGGGTTGAGATATCTGCCTGGTGATGGAGCTGCCTGGGAGGACTCCATCCAAATAAGCCGACCGGTACCTGGTCGAGGCCACTGATCCAAATTCCAAACACACTCAGTTGCCTGCACAGGGATTGTGAGCCATGCCacaataaacaaaaaatattttgaacACCATTTTGACAGCTTTTCAGTTCCAGAATCTAGAACGTGGGCCAGCCCACGCCCACAAAAGCGAGAATCATACATAAAACACACAGCACTTGATCGTGCACATCCATCGCCTATTACCTACCACCTGAACGCTGTTTCTCACAAAGTAACCAGATCTTAGGCCGTGGCTGGCCAGTCCTTCCTGATCTCGAAGCAGTAATTCATGTCCAGGTAGACATTCCCATCATCATCCACAAACTGTAAAATCAAACCCATTACATCACAGGGCTACAATTCCTAAGGTTTCTTACCAGGAAGGGTAGAGTACATATAACATTTTCTTTGAGCCGTTTCTTTACCTTGAGCTTTGCAGAATATGAACCCCTCgcaaagatgccacttggggtCGTATCTTCCTCAGCCTCGTATATGTAGGGCTCCTGCCGAGGACTGAATGTCCCCAGCATCACCTTCTGCTTTTCGACTGCAATAGGCAACCCGAGATCAGCTATCTTAGGCCTAGGGAGAGCACCGAGCCACTTCAAGTGCAGCCAACGGCCAACGCATGCATCTTTCTTCTATGAGAATCATGACCATGATGCTACAGACAGCATATTAAAAAGATGTGAATCAATCCATATCATAAATAACCTAGTAGTCCTTCAGAAGCTCAACCCTACACCGCATTTGTGAAGTTCAAGGAAAAATCTTTGATGCAACAGAACAGCTGGGACACATTTTTTCTCAAACATGCAAGAGAGCTGCACACCATTATATTAATAGTAAGAAGAAAAAAGGGGAAGAGCCCATACAACACAAACCCACAAACCTGGGATACATGACCCCATGGTAAAGATAAGTACCAAGGAACATTTGTTCCAAGCAAAGGACTAGCAATTATGTTTACATAAAAAAAGATCAATCATGTATAATGCAAAATTCTGAGCCAAATAGTTAGTAGTTTCACGGCAAGTTTATATAATGAGCTATAGAATGTAAACCAGATGCAGATTAACATAAGGATCACATAAAACTAATCAAATTCATGCTGACATCCTTATTCTCATTAAGTGCAGCATCAGCACATAACCAACAAAAAAATCCTATGCATATGTTTGATTATAAAATCACCTCTTACTCCTGTCTTCCAGACGGTGTGTGTATATCTGAGACCAGACACAATGTTGTTGGAGACAGTGAAGGAGAAGCGGAAGCTGTAGGTGCTCCCATCCTTGAGTGCGAATGCGTACCCCTTGTCATCCAGCACTAGTGGGATAGCTAGAACCAGATCTGGTCGCTCTGGAGTTAGGATGGTCAAGTTTAGTATGGTCACTTCTGGTTCCGCAGTCTCTGCATACATAAACGGACTATCAGACAAGCATATGAAGCCTCTGTTTCACTTATTGCACTCTCCAGGCCATTTTTCAGTTAATATGTTTAGCTGCACCGAATCTCTAACATAATGTTATCTTGTCtatta
It encodes:
- the LOC110430372 gene encoding uncharacterized protein LOC110430372 isoform X2 codes for the protein MRAHTKDPRSPSPGSVIRSASPAAVNRIGTASPAAVIRIGIRIGTASPVSVEIRIESPASVIRIGTASSASVIRIGTALPVSVIRIRNELREAAARPVAAPRPPVPAERPACPLPEWRRSWPRPARRCPRLPPRALADAGGREPRMDSPLVPSGSIRGGVSLPLRESDMSSAEAKAAAVLEPPGDPVMYHVAPPQRRLHPLRDEDTIAVHLVMELCADGELFNRIVKKGHYTERKATELARVIVGDIKMESWIDNSASQ
- the LOC110430372 gene encoding uncharacterized protein LOC110430372 isoform X1, with amino-acid sequence MRAHTKDPRSPSPGSVIRSASPAAVNRIGTASPAAVIRIGIRIGTASPVSVEIRIESPASVIRIGTASSASVIRIGTALPVSVIRIRNELREAAARPVAAPRPPVPAERPACPLPEWRRSWPRPARRCPRLPPRALADAGGREPRMDSPLVPSGSIRGGVSLPLRESDMSSAEAKAAAVLEPPGDPVMYHVAPPQRRLHPLRDEDTIAVHLVMELCADGELFNRIVKKGHYTERKATELARVIVGDIKVCHSMDSDCRFKFIHQLGLHPSKVQAKL
- the LOC8066576 gene encoding rho GDP-dissociation inhibitor 1, which encodes MDKEENKETSVSISNNDTDTNGLDDDDYDDDDGKHTVMLGPQVPLKDQLELDKDDDSLRRWKEQLLGDVDTNKLGETAEPEVTILNLTILTPERPDLVLAIPLVLDDKGYAFALKDGSTYSFRFSFTVSNNIVSGLRYTHTVWKTGVRVEKQKVMLGTFSPRQEPYIYEAEEDTTPSGIFARGSYSAKLKFVDDDGNVYLDMNYCFEIRKDWPATA